A stretch of the Porites lutea chromosome 12, jaPorLute2.1, whole genome shotgun sequence genome encodes the following:
- the LOC140953714 gene encoding uncharacterized protein: protein MAIFADNTCTFQQQTMEARTQGYIYQGMSFNRSQAQAGGKPWFNNNPFPEMKMNRRISRCTGCRGTLPKNPDNSPCLPPFDLVVQHLEKDEYPFKDPLTGAVQKRISPEKPKYYHPSPSCILQRHPYFNTSMLRLQEGLNIDSVHEEYLATVFSINM from the exons ATGGCTATTTTTGCTGACAACACGTGTACTTTTCAGCAACAGACGATGGAAGCTCGCACACAAGGATACATTTACCAAGGAATGTCTTTTAACAG GTCCCAGGCACAGGCTGGTGGAAAACCATGGTTCAACAACAATCCCTTTCCCGAAATGAAAATGAACAGAAGGATCAGCAGGTGTACTGGATGTCGTGGTACATTACCGAAAAATCCAGACAACAGTCCTTGCCTCCCCCCTTTTGATCTTGTAGTACAGCATTTAGAGAAAGACGAGTACCCTTTCAAGGATCCACTTACCGGGGCAGTACAGAAGAGGATATCCCCAGAAAAGCCCAAATACTACCACCCCAGTCCGAGCTGCATCCTACAGAGGCACCCTTACTTCAATACAAGTATGCTACGCTTACAGGAAGGCTTGAACATTGATTCAGTACATGAAGAGTACTTAGCTACTGTATTCAGTATTAATATGTAG